From a single Leptolyngbya sp. 'hensonii' genomic region:
- a CDS encoding alpha/beta hydrolase yields MMRHIEGQVRSPDGLSLYYQSWLPQTPAKATIGMIHGLGSHSGQFENMVQILVPCGYGVYGLDLRGHGKSPGQRGYINSWAEFRGDVDSLWQVMGHQHPTLPRFMLGHSLGAVVVLDYALRSPSSLPGIITMAPALKPAGVPPLRLAIGQMLSQVWPRFSLNTGIPENAGSHRTRGTAYLQDPLRHRKGTARLATEFLQASHWVQTHLHHWQSPILTVHGSKDIVALPEGSRILFEQIPIRDKEQREYEGAFHDLHQDSNTCQIVRDMVHWLDRHTARDPIQSSCRVHCPAGQAE; encoded by the coding sequence ATGATGCGACACATTGAAGGCCAGGTCAGGAGTCCGGATGGCTTATCTCTGTACTACCAAAGCTGGTTGCCCCAGACCCCAGCTAAAGCCACGATCGGGATGATCCACGGTTTGGGCAGTCACAGTGGTCAGTTCGAGAATATGGTCCAAATCCTCGTCCCCTGTGGCTATGGAGTTTATGGCCTGGATTTACGGGGACATGGCAAATCGCCTGGTCAGCGCGGGTATATCAACAGTTGGGCTGAATTCCGGGGAGATGTGGACAGTTTATGGCAGGTGATGGGCCATCAGCACCCTACCCTACCCCGCTTTATGTTGGGCCATAGCCTGGGAGCCGTTGTTGTTCTCGACTACGCCCTGAGATCGCCCAGTTCCCTCCCCGGAATTATCACGATGGCTCCAGCATTGAAACCGGCTGGAGTGCCCCCCCTACGGTTAGCGATCGGTCAGATGTTGTCCCAGGTCTGGCCACGCTTTAGCCTGAATACGGGCATCCCGGAAAATGCCGGATCCCACAGGACGAGAGGGACTGCCTATCTACAAGACCCCCTGCGCCATAGAAAGGGGACTGCCCGATTGGCAACCGAATTTTTGCAAGCTAGCCACTGGGTCCAGACCCACCTGCACCACTGGCAAAGTCCAATTCTGACTGTTCATGGTAGTAAGGACATTGTGGCCTTACCCGAAGGGAGCCGGATTCTATTTGAGCAGATTCCGATCAGGGATAAAGAACAGCGGGAGTATGAGGGTGCCTTCCATGATTTGCACCAGGATTCAAACACCTGTCAGATTGTCAGGGATATGGTTCACTGGCTCGATCGACATACCGCTAGAGACCCCATCCAGTCATCCTGCCGGGTTCATTGCCCTGCAGGTCAGGCTGAGTAA
- a CDS encoding long-chain fatty acid--CoA ligase translates to MTTLMIFPAPPDSGSLVLGRTLPSLLDDACDRYPHERALNQWQMRRWSSLSNVAFRREVEELALGLRSLGLERGDRVALVMHSDLPFCTADMACLLAGLVDVPIDLTQTIENILFILQHTEARALVVSNRMLLKQVMPYLWDAPDLRFVLLMETDGVPQRPDSAEVEGAGEVPLFLQVLELERVQAWGRELWSAEEVQLLRDEIEAQDVATILYIAGETQRPKGVMLSHENITSNILTAFSSFPGLQAGDREVALLFLPLTHIFARAFLYGHLAYGHSIYFSNPQQVIRHLKLVHPTILIAVPRLLEKLYERMLDQENRFGSFDRTVFRWAMKLAHRYEVGKPLSALYGWQLKLADRLVFARWRSIFGDRLKALIVGGAALSAELTNVFAAAGIPVLQGYGLTETSAVLCYNRGRYNRAGTVGVPIPGVDLALATDGEILVKAPFVMQGYYRDPAATAQVMDGEGWLHTGDLGEITPDRLLRLTGVKKSLFKLTTGKYVSSLPLEQTLTRSPLVAHALAVGANRKFCGLLIVPHWAALQVEVQSLNLDLKQEFWLHHPSILALYQALVDAANCHLPDWSTVKRFRLLDGEWTVENGLLQPDGSVDRGRVLQQFAREIAALYLNDPQPERPGEPEPVSLPNSPLFTCPTYARSLTHI, encoded by the coding sequence ATGACAACATTGATGATTTTTCCTGCTCCACCGGACTCTGGCAGTCTGGTTTTGGGGCGAACCTTGCCTTCGCTACTGGATGACGCTTGCGATCGCTACCCTCACGAACGGGCATTGAATCAGTGGCAGATGCGCCGCTGGTCGAGTCTTTCCAATGTGGCTTTTCGAAGAGAAGTGGAGGAACTGGCTCTGGGGCTGCGTTCTCTGGGGTTAGAGCGGGGCGATCGGGTGGCTTTGGTGATGCACAGTGACCTCCCATTCTGTACTGCGGATATGGCTTGTTTGCTGGCTGGATTGGTGGATGTGCCGATTGATCTGACACAGACGATCGAGAATATTCTGTTTATCCTGCAACACACCGAGGCACGGGCCCTAGTGGTTTCGAATCGGATGTTGCTGAAACAGGTGATGCCTTACCTGTGGGATGCGCCGGATCTGCGGTTCGTATTGTTGATGGAGACGGATGGAGTACCCCAGAGGCCCGACAGCGCGGAGGTGGAGGGGGCTGGAGAAGTGCCGCTGTTTCTGCAGGTCCTGGAGCTGGAAAGGGTGCAGGCATGGGGGCGAGAACTGTGGTCGGCGGAGGAAGTCCAGTTGCTGCGGGATGAGATCGAGGCTCAGGATGTAGCGACGATTCTCTATATTGCAGGTGAAACGCAGCGCCCAAAGGGGGTGATGCTGAGTCATGAAAATATTACGTCGAATATTCTGACGGCGTTTTCCAGTTTTCCGGGGTTGCAAGCGGGAGATAGGGAGGTGGCGCTGCTGTTTCTGCCGCTGACCCATATCTTTGCCCGGGCGTTTCTGTATGGCCATCTGGCTTATGGGCACAGTATCTATTTCTCAAATCCCCAGCAGGTGATCCGGCACTTGAAGCTGGTGCATCCAACGATTCTGATTGCGGTACCCCGCTTGCTGGAGAAGCTGTATGAGCGGATGCTGGATCAGGAAAATCGGTTTGGTTCTTTTGACCGCACGGTATTTCGCTGGGCAATGAAACTGGCGCACCGCTATGAAGTGGGAAAACCACTCTCGGCCCTCTATGGTTGGCAACTGAAGCTGGCCGATCGATTGGTGTTTGCCCGCTGGCGATCGATTTTTGGCGATCGCCTCAAAGCGCTGATTGTGGGGGGAGCAGCCCTGTCTGCGGAACTGACGAATGTGTTTGCGGCGGCTGGCATTCCGGTGCTACAGGGCTATGGTCTGACGGAAACCAGTGCAGTGCTCTGCTATAACCGGGGCCGTTACAACCGGGCTGGGACAGTGGGGGTGCCGATTCCAGGGGTGGATCTGGCCCTGGCAACTGATGGGGAAATTCTGGTCAAAGCACCGTTCGTGATGCAGGGCTATTACCGGGATCCAGCAGCCACGGCACAGGTCATGGATGGGGAAGGCTGGTTGCATACGGGGGATCTGGGGGAAATCACCCCCGATAGATTGCTGCGTCTGACGGGGGTGAAGAAGTCTCTCTTTAAGTTGACGACAGGAAAATATGTCTCTTCTCTGCCGCTGGAGCAGACTCTGACCCGATCGCCCCTAGTGGCCCATGCCCTCGCCGTGGGGGCAAACCGCAAATTCTGTGGGCTGTTGATTGTGCCCCACTGGGCAGCCCTGCAGGTGGAAGTCCAATCCTTGAATCTTGATCTGAAACAGGAATTCTGGCTGCATCATCCCAGCATCCTGGCCCTGTATCAGGCCCTGGTTGATGCGGCCAACTGTCACCTGCCGGATTGGTCCACGGTGAAACGGTTCAGGCTGTTGGATGGGGAGTGGACGGTGGAAAACGGGCTGCTGCAGCCGGATGGGAGCGTCGATCGGGGACGAGTGCTCCAGCAGTTTGCCAGGGAAATTGCCGCCCTGTATTTGAATGACCCACAACCAGAAAGACCTGGAGAGCCGGAGCCTGTCTCTCTGCCCAACTCTCCCCTTTTCACCTGTCCGACTTATGCCCGATCGCTGACGCACATCTAA